In Vigna unguiculata cultivar IT97K-499-35 chromosome 3, ASM411807v1, whole genome shotgun sequence, a single genomic region encodes these proteins:
- the LOC114179201 gene encoding uncharacterized protein LOC114179201: protein MACRVQKRISLRRKLHILRVLTNSNSAKRTSISNTTILRLYKLKLALETVKRHYENLLAARGEHVNLLNHVKENKDVKIEKVRAGTFMVKVTCEKGSNKLVTILEAFDEMCLNVQQAKVSCEKDFSLEAIVVAEDQTLDLRDVTEALLKAIGKQSGENSQKFDKSCDF from the exons ATGGCTTGCAGAGTGCAGAAAAGGATATCACTGCGCAGAAAACTTCATATTCTGCGAGTCCTTACCAACTCAAACTCT GCCAAGAGAACCTCCATTTCCAATACCACCATTCTGCGCTTGTACAAGCTAAAGCTCGCCTTGGAAACTGTCAAACGACATTATGAAAACCTACTAGCCGCAAGAGGAGAGCACGTTAACCTATTGAACCATGTCAAAGAGAACAAG GATGTGAAAATAGAGAAGGTAAGGGCAGGAACTTTTATGGTGAAGGTCACCTGTGAGAAAGGTAGTAACAAGCTAGTGACTATTTTAGAGGCATTTGATGAGATGTGTCTGAATGTTCAACAAGCCAAAGTTTCATGCGAAAAGGATTTTTCTTTGGAAGCCATTGTTGTGGCTGAGGACCagacccttgatttgagggatGTCACTGAAGCGCTTCTGAAAGCTATCGGAAAACAGAGTGGTGAGAACTCGCAGAAGTTTGACaaaagctgtgatttttga